Proteins from a single region of Hypanus sabinus isolate sHypSab1 chromosome 26, sHypSab1.hap1, whole genome shotgun sequence:
- the LOC132381626 gene encoding gastrula zinc finger protein XlCGF7.1-like: MHQPRERQTPFLHRWARTVEELIHLSTLAQGLTPLSSLMTHQTGERPFVCSTCGKRFSQSTNLQAHQRVHTGERPFTCSECGKGFTQLSSLVNHQRVHTGESPFICSECGKRFTQLSHLQTHQRVHSGERPFMCSECGGKFTQSSHLKTHQRVHTGERPFSCSECGKTFSQSVNLRTHQRVHTGEKPFACSTCGKEYAQLTSLMMHQRVHTGEKPFICSECGVRFTRSSQLKEHQRVHTGEKPFTCSTCGKGFAWSNNLVIHTRIHTGERPYVCSECGKGFTRSNELVKHQRVHTGERPFPCSTCGKGFRQSTDLLNHQRIHAAEED; this comes from the coding sequence ATGCACCAACCAAGGGAGAGACAGACTCCGTTCCTACATCGGTGGGCTCGTACCGTAGAGGAGCTCATTCATCTGTCAACGTTAGCGCAGGGCTTGACTCCGTTATCCAGCCTGATGACACACCagaccggggagaggccgttcgtCTGCTCCacatgtgggaagagattcagccAGTCGACCAATCTGCAGgcacaccagcgggttcacactggcgagaggccgttcacctgctctgagtgCGGGAAGGGGTTCACTCAGTTGTCCAGCCTGGTgaatcaccagcgagttcacaccggggagagtcCGTTCATTTGCTCtgagtgtgggaagagattcactcaactCTCCCACTTgcagacacaccagcgagttcacagcggggagaggccgttcatgtGCTCCGAGtgcggagggaaattcactcagtCGTCCCATTTGAAGACGCACCAGCgcgttcacaccggggagaggccgttctcctgctctGAGTGCGGGAAGACGTTCAGTCAGTCAGTCAATTTGCGGACACACCAGCGCGTTCACACGGGGGAGAAACCGTTCGCCTGCTCGACGTGCGGTAAGGAATACGCTCAGCTGACCAGCCTGATGATGCACCAGCGAgtccacaccggggagaagccgttcatctgctccgaGTGTGGAGTGCGATTCACTCGGTCGTCCCAATTGAAGGAACACCAGCGAgtccacaccggggagaagccgttcacttgctcgaCGTGCGGGAAGGGGTTCGCTTGGTCAAACAACCTGGTGATACACACGCggattcacaccggggagaggccatacGTCTGCTCCGAGTGCGGGAAGGGGTTCACCCGGTCCAACGAGCTGGTCAAGcaccagcgggttcacaccgGCGAGCGGCCGTTCCCCTGCTCGACGTGCGGGAAGGGATTCCGTCAGTCCACCGACCTGCTGAACCACCAGCGCATTCACGCCGCAGAGGAAGACTGA